From one Planktothrix agardhii NIES-204 genomic stretch:
- the ctpC gene encoding carboxyl-terminal processing protease — MIISRSGLVLGATAMMLTAVTVAGAGIHLSSQASFRESPKELIDEVWQVIQKSYVDGTFNQVDWSATRTEYLNRNYTDDEQAYKAIREMLKKLDDPYTRFMNPEEFKNMQIDTSGELTGVGIQLTQDEDTKKLVVISPIEDSPAFSAGVQSQDIITEIDGRSTEGMDINAAVSLIRGPVGTKVNIKVLRGDKPLDFNITRDRIEIHPVRASKNPSSRGDIGYIRLNTFSANASEEMREAINDLEKQNVSGYILDLRSNPGGLLYSSIEIARMWLNQGDIVSTVDRQGETDRQKANNRALTTKPLVILVDGGSASASEILSGALQDNKRAVLVGTKTFGKGLVQSVRGVGKGSGLAVTIAKYFTPSGRDINHEGIQPDVKVELTEKQRDELRKDRTKVGTTSDPQYVKGLEILGAEISKAKQGTQAQSK; from the coding sequence ATGATTATTTCGAGAAGTGGGCTGGTTCTTGGGGCGACGGCAATGATGTTAACGGCTGTAACCGTTGCCGGAGCAGGAATTCATCTTTCTAGTCAGGCATCCTTTCGGGAAAGCCCAAAGGAGTTGATTGATGAAGTTTGGCAGGTGATCCAAAAAAGTTATGTTGATGGAACATTTAATCAGGTGGACTGGTCTGCTACTCGCACCGAATATTTAAACCGGAACTATACCGACGACGAACAGGCTTACAAAGCCATTCGGGAAATGTTGAAGAAGCTAGATGACCCCTATACTCGCTTCATGAACCCCGAAGAATTCAAAAATATGCAAATTGACACCTCCGGGGAGTTGACGGGGGTAGGGATTCAATTAACCCAGGATGAAGACACGAAAAAGTTAGTGGTGATTTCACCCATTGAGGATTCCCCCGCCTTTAGTGCTGGGGTTCAATCCCAGGATATTATTACTGAAATTGATGGCCGCAGTACCGAGGGCATGGATATTAATGCAGCGGTGAGTTTAATTCGCGGGCCAGTGGGTACGAAGGTTAATATTAAAGTTCTTCGGGGCGATAAACCTTTGGATTTTAATATTACTCGCGATCGCATTGAAATCCATCCGGTTCGTGCTTCTAAAAATCCTAGTTCTAGGGGAGATATTGGTTATATTCGCCTAAATACTTTTAGCGCCAATGCTTCAGAAGAAATGCGAGAAGCGATTAATGATTTAGAAAAACAAAATGTCTCCGGTTATATCCTAGATTTACGCTCAAATCCGGGGGGGTTACTCTATTCTAGTATTGAAATTGCGCGGATGTGGCTGAATCAAGGAGATATTGTTTCTACGGTTGATCGTCAGGGTGAAACTGACCGTCAAAAGGCAAATAATCGGGCTTTAACCACTAAACCTTTAGTAATTTTAGTCGATGGTGGATCAGCCAGTGCCAGCGAAATTTTATCTGGTGCATTACAGGATAATAAACGGGCAGTTTTAGTCGGAACAAAAACCTTTGGAAAGGGGTTAGTTCAGTCGGTCAGAGGCGTGGGAAAAGGTTCGGGTTTAGCCGTAACTATTGCTAAGTATTTTACCCCCAGTGGTCGAGATATTAACCATGAAGGAATTCAACCGGATGTTAAAGTTGAACTCACCGAAAAACAACGGGATGAGTTAAGGAAAGATCGGACTAAAGTGGGGACAACGAGTGATCCTCAATATGTGAAGGGGTTGGAAATTCTTGGGGCTGAAATTTCTAAGGCTAAACAGGGAACTCAAGCTCAATCTAAATAA